The following are encoded in a window of Candidatus Cloacimonadota bacterium genomic DNA:
- a CDS encoding toxin-antitoxin system, toxin component yields the protein MKKFLIMIIIIICFTSLSAKGKIEAEVKRDRAIVRKGPASFFEIISEMRKGDIFTILDEEDGWFEITYADNMGFVSQKVTKENKGQEDFFSRMATKPVSLQISQHGMSAGVKGFAERFSRKFDGDLSFSEILEKYSFSQKEYEKFRKKTYKGFNLKKNRKKIHLPDYSGKEYFSFSEEGIGIGIASKIASIGLYRNRNIQDYINFVGNIIVESTDAYDIGFKFFILDTNKVNAYACPGGIIFITKGMLKQIDSEAELAFVLAHEIAHVARHHGMLELEERKQQVMADDAFMDMEKEMDEIGGGFDEEIGDVEAEMEDLAVQFYDTIFNGRLEQYEEEADHLGLLYTARAGYNAREALALLNRLYLIESQSTNEHYTYQQIRKRISIMKNNPYHLSLPKKLFNHKARWKEAAIFID from the coding sequence ATGAAGAAATTTCTTATAATGATCATTATAATAATTTGTTTTACTTCCCTGTCTGCCAAGGGAAAGATAGAAGCTGAAGTCAAAAGGGATAGAGCAATTGTCAGGAAAGGACCTGCTTCTTTTTTTGAGATAATATCAGAAATGCGGAAAGGTGATATTTTTACTATACTCGATGAAGAAGACGGCTGGTTTGAGATAACTTATGCTGATAATATGGGTTTTGTTTCCCAAAAAGTTACTAAAGAAAATAAAGGTCAGGAAGATTTTTTTTCCAGAATGGCAACAAAGCCTGTATCTTTGCAGATTTCCCAACATGGAATGTCAGCAGGTGTGAAAGGTTTTGCTGAAAGATTTTCCAGAAAATTTGACGGTGATCTGTCTTTTTCGGAAATTCTGGAAAAATACAGTTTCAGTCAAAAAGAATATGAAAAATTCAGAAAGAAAACATATAAAGGATTCAATCTGAAGAAAAATAGGAAGAAGATTCATCTTCCTGACTATTCGGGGAAGGAATATTTTTCGTTTTCAGAAGAAGGAATAGGAATTGGAATTGCTTCCAAAATAGCATCTATCGGACTTTACCGGAACAGGAATATTCAGGATTACATCAATTTTGTAGGAAATATCATCGTGGAATCGACAGATGCTTATGATATCGGTTTTAAGTTCTTTATTCTAGATACTAACAAAGTCAATGCTTATGCCTGTCCGGGTGGAATAATTTTTATTACCAAAGGAATGTTGAAGCAGATCGATTCGGAAGCAGAACTCGCTTTTGTCCTGGCTCATGAAATTGCCCATGTTGCCCGTCATCACGGGATGCTCGAACTGGAAGAGAGAAAACAGCAGGTCATGGCTGATGATGCTTTTATGGATATGGAGAAGGAAATGGATGAGATCGGAGGAGGTTTTGATGAGGAAATCGGTGATGTGGAAGCTGAAATGGAAGATCTGGCTGTGCAGTTCTATGATACTATTTTTAATGGAAGATTGGAGCAATACGAAGAGGAAGCCGATCATCTCGGTTTGCTCTATACTGCTCGTGCGGGATATAATGCTAGAGAAGCCCTCGCTTTATTGAATCGTCTTTACCTGATCGAATCTCAATCAACAAATGAGCACTATACATATCAGCAAATCCGGAAAAGAATTAGTATCATGAAAAACAATCCGTATCACTTGAGTCTGCCAAAAAAGCTTTTCAACCATAAAGCACGATGGAAAGAAGCTGCGATTTTTATTGATTGA
- a CDS encoding CCA tRNA nucleotidyltransferase has translation MKKIEKIISKAIIGTDFENKTFIVGGYVRDKVMGIQSQDMDIVVELDNGGKKLADFLFRKRLSSRPVIFENFGTAFVMIENHKIEFVMTRKESYRDKNRKPDVAVGTLKEDIFRRDFTINSLIMNIISGEIKDITGKGISDIKKKIIRSTSNPGIIFGEDPLRMLRAIRFSIKLGFEIEPETAKGILENAKQLRHISWERRRDEIVKMLESDKPAQAINLLDEYNLLKNLIPELDKLKGLEQGKCHDLDAFKHTLKVLELTKPNLELRLAALLHDIGKVETISENGNGIHSDEHEKISAEISRKILKRLRFPINQIKRISYLIQNHMLLKNAGKNGEKISAKELRKLIFEAGENLDLLLELIHADNQVHTKDYIRQEQIPGIRKKIELLKKDFSKKEMPVSGKDVMAFFRLKEGTKIGELLEKAKDIWFEHPEWGKEKILEKMK, from the coding sequence ATGAAAAAAATCGAAAAAATCATTTCGAAAGCGATTATCGGAACTGATTTTGAAAACAAAACTTTCATCGTTGGCGGTTATGTACGCGATAAAGTTATGGGAATTCAAAGTCAGGATATGGATATTGTGGTCGAACTCGATAATGGAGGAAAAAAATTGGCTGATTTCCTTTTTCGAAAAAGACTATCTTCCAGACCGGTTATTTTCGAGAATTTCGGAACTGCTTTCGTCATGATCGAAAATCATAAAATCGAATTCGTGATGACGCGCAAAGAATCTTACCGTGACAAAAATCGTAAACCGGATGTTGCCGTTGGAACTCTCAAGGAAGACATTTTCCGTCGGGATTTCACCATAAATTCTCTTATAATGAACATTATTTCGGGAGAGATAAAAGATATAACCGGTAAAGGAATTTCCGATATAAAAAAGAAGATCATCCGCTCGACTTCCAACCCGGGAATCATTTTTGGTGAAGATCCTTTACGAATGCTGAGAGCGATCAGGTTTTCCATTAAGTTAGGCTTTGAAATTGAACCTGAAACTGCTAAAGGAATCCTTGAAAATGCAAAGCAATTAAGACACATTTCCTGGGAACGACGACGGGATGAAATAGTCAAAATGCTCGAATCAGATAAACCAGCCCAAGCAATCAATTTACTTGATGAATACAATCTGCTGAAAAATCTCATTCCTGAATTGGATAAACTGAAAGGTCTCGAGCAGGGAAAATGTCATGATCTCGATGCTTTTAAGCACACCTTGAAAGTTTTGGAATTAACCAAACCAAATCTGGAATTGCGACTGGCAGCACTTTTACACGATATTGGAAAAGTAGAGACTATTTCAGAAAATGGGAATGGAATTCATTCTGATGAGCATGAAAAAATTAGTGCGGAAATTTCCCGAAAAATCCTGAAAAGATTGCGATTTCCCATAAATCAAATCAAAAGGATTTCTTATCTTATTCAAAATCACATGCTTTTGAAAAATGCAGGTAAAAACGGTGAGAAAATTTCCGCTAAAGAACTGCGGAAATTGATCTTTGAAGCAGGAGAAAATCTGGATTTGCTTTTAGAATTGATCCATGCTGATAATCAAGTTCATACAAAAGATTATATCAGACAAGAACAAATCCCGGGAATCAGGAAAAAGATCGAACTTTTAAAAAAAGACTTTTCCAAAAAAGAAATGCCTGTTTCAGGAAAAGATGTGATGGCTTTTTTCAGACTGAAAGAAGGAACAAAAATCGGAGAATTGCTGGAAAAAGCGAAAGATATCTGGTTTGAACATCCTGAATGGGGAAAAGAGAAAATATTAGAAAAAATGAAGTAA